Proteins from a single region of Gasterosteus aculeatus chromosome 20, fGasAcu3.hap1.1, whole genome shotgun sequence:
- the opn9 gene encoding opsin 9, translating into MGENGSQRGSWFVPSYIHPLFLSRLSPSADMAIAVFLTFTVVASVLGNGVALLVYCRRRKKLRPPELMIINLALCDFGFSLLGGPFFIISSLCHAWVFGEAGCLWYGIQGFVFGIGSLLTTCLISLDRCLKICCLRYGQWIERRHVTLSIVLVWVYTLFWALLPAFGFGSYGPEPYGTSCTINWWSMRSSLYDRIYIFLILILCFGIPTLTIVASYLAILLTVHRSKRTLASIPSSSVTHTGKELKLTKIAAVVCTTFLLAWMPYAAVSLFSALVPRDDQEASLQTVVAESTEMTPGSPRAPKILDIPSLLNWTAAEYYRQIHYGPEEKWSSVNNINSVTGLSDATFRSTLDRGAAPLSKSPQPSSSLPPVVTLIPVLFAKSHCMINPLIYQIMNREFRNDIYAMLFGEEKAKRRRMQGRKESCDRSISVSDCPSWKRRRSHVPVYGKKKQTSEEGEEPGNKSEGGTDS; encoded by the exons ATGGGAGAGAACGGCTCACAGAGGGGCTCCTGGTTCGTCCCCTCGTACATCCAcccactcttcctctcccgGCTGTCCCCCTCTGCGGACATGGCCATCGCTGTCTTCCTCACCTTCACAG TCGTTGCGTCAGTGCTGGGCAATGGAGTGGCGTTGTTGGTCTACTGCAGGAGACGGAAGAAGCTCAGACCTCCAGAGCTCATGATCATCAACCTGGCCCTCTGCGACTTCGGGTTCAGCCTTCTGGGAGGGCCATTTTTCATCATTTCCAG CCTGTGTCACGCCTGGGTGTTTGGGGAGGCAGGGTGCCTTTGGTATGGCATTCAGGGCTTTGTGTTCGGCATCGGCTCCCTGCTCACCACCTGTCTCATTTCTCTGGACCGTTGCTTGAAGATCTGCTGCTTAAGATACG GTCAATGGATTGAGAGACGCCATGTAACTCTGTCCATAGTGCTGGTGTGGGTTTACACATTGTTCTGGGCCTTACTGCCTGCTTTTGGCTTTGGAAGTTATGGACCAGAACCTTATGGGACAAGCTGCACCATAAACTG GTGGAGCATGAGATCGTCTCTGTATGACAGAATCTACATTTTCCTCATCCTGATATTATGCTTTGGAATTCCAACACTCACCATTGTCGCATCATATTTGGCCATCCTTCTGACG GTCCACAGATCTAAACGCACTCTGGCGTCCATCCCGTCCTCTTCTGTCACTCACACCGGCAAAGAACTCAAACTTACAAAA ATAGCTGCTGTGGTGTGCACCACCTTCCTCCTGGCCTGGATGCCCTACGCTGCCGTGTCTCTGTTCTCCGCACTCGTTCCCAGAGATGATCAAGAGGCATCTCTGCAGACTGTCGTGGCGGAGTCGACTGAAATGACCCCGGGCTCTCCGAGGGCTCCGAAGATCCTCGACATCCCCTCACTGCTCAACTGGACCGCTGCCGAATATTACAGACAAATCCACTACGGCCCCGAGGAAAAGTGGAGCAGTGTGAACAACATTAATTCCGTCACTGGCCTGAGCGACGCCACGTTCAGGTCCACCCTTGACAGAGGGGCCGCACCACTGAGCAAGAGCCCCCAgccgtcctcctccctcccccccgtggTCACCTTGATCCCCGTTTTGTTTGCCAAGTCCCACTGCATGATCAACCCGTTGATCTACCAGATCATGAACAGGGAGTTCAGGAATGACATCTACGCGATGCTTTTTGGAGAAGAGAAGGCGAAGAGAAGGCGAATGCAGGGGAGGAAGGAAAGCTGTGACA GGAGCATCAGCGTCTCAGACTGCCccagctggaagaggagaaggagccaTGTCCCTGTCtatggaaagaaaaaacagacatctgaagaaggagaagaaccgGGGAACAAGAGTGAAGGGGGAACAGACTCCTGA
- the iffo1b gene encoding non-homologous end joining factor IFFO1 isoform X1, translating to MPDLQRFSFPYHSMNPLLGGNAHLQQHPQQGEAPGHPDSPSGILPDAVFGGSDPASFWLGEQSGPGPDHPGPDFTAPSQTSLYLPHGHYHHHRAAVSQPPAAMALRNDLGSNISVLKTLNLRFRCFLAKVHELERRNKILEKQLQQALDANKTCQGGCCESRGRTQEAGVQTGFVGTLPLRPGSLPFHNTNNSARRPTAQFTPPLASTLSPAAAENPGSTQINATYSPAITISQASPCGDSPGSGSKTFCSASAGPGSSANPPPRFLPGTIWSYNHTRRFGPGAERLTSPGVPWVQPDGVGVQIDTITPEIRALYNVLAKVKRERDEYKRRWEEEYTMRMDLQQKIADLQEDLQESEGCQDELAVRVKQLKAELVLFKGLMSNNLSDLDSKIQEKAMKVDMDICRRIDITARLCDVAQQRNCEDVIQMYQQVPNPSALHCRRKQTPLSFNGSEGDDPVSTSESDGGGVKDGDNCGSSANQINEEMQRMLNHLRECEFEDDCDSLAWEETEETLLLWEDFPGCTLPPDPTHPPGEEDCLEKVINDTECLFKSREKEYQETIDQIELELATAKSDMNRHLHEYMEMCSMKRGLDVQMETCRRLITQSGDSDSAAPVSSEDGDRRDSDRSSSSPPSSSSAKRS from the exons ATGCCAGATCTGCAGCGCTTCAGCTTCCCGTACCATAGCATGAATCCTTTGTTGGGGGGCAACGCGCATCTCCAACAGCATCCGCAGCAAGGTGAGGCTCCCGGACACCCGGACTCTCCGTCCGGGATCCTGCCCGACGCCGTTTTCGGTGGATCAGACCCGGCGTCCTTTTGGCTGGGTGAGCAATCCGGACCGGGACCCGACCATCCGGGGCCCGACTTCACCGCACCCTCGCAGACGTCACTTTACCTCCCCCACGGCCACTACCACCACCATCGCGCGGCTGTGTCGCAGCCCCCCGCCGCCATGGCTCTCAGAAACGACCTGGGATCCAACATCAGCGTGCTGAAAACGCTCAATCTGAGGTTCAGATGCTTTCTAGCAAAAGTGCACGAATTAGAGCGAAGAAATAAGATTTTAgagaagcagctgcagcaggcgcTGGACGCCAACAAAACCTGTCAAGGTGGATGCTGCGAGAGCAGGGGACGTACCCAGGAGGCAGGTGTGCAGACGGGATTTGTCGGGACCCTACCTCTCCGGCCCGGCTCCCTTCCCTTCCACAACACCAACAACTCGGCAAGGAGGCCGACGGCGCAGTTCACACCACCGCTGGCTTCAACCCTgtcgcctgctgctgcagagaacCCCGGCTCGACCCAAATAAATGCAACTTATTCTCCGGCCATCACCATCAGCCAGGCCTCCCCCTGCGGGGACTCCCCCGGCTCCGGCTCCAAAACCTTCTGCAGCGCCAGCGCCGGTCCAGGGAGCTCTGCCAACCCTCCACCACGGTTTCTACCGGGCACCATCTGGTCCTACAACCACACACGGAGGTTTGGCCCCGGTGCCGAGCGTCTGACCAGCCCCGGAGTCCCCTGGGTGCAGCCTGACGGAGTCGGGGTCCAGATTGACACCATCACGCCTGAGATAAGAGCCCTGTATAACGTCCTGGCCAAagtgaagagggagagagacgagtATAAACGCAG GTGGGAAGAAGAATACACTATGAGGATGGATCTGCAACAGAAAATAGCCGACCTACAAGAG GACCTGCAAGAGAGTGAAGGCTGTCAGGACGAGTTGGCTGTCAGAGTTAAGCAGCTGAAGGCCGAGCTGGTTCTCTTCAAAGGCCTCATGAGTAAT AACCTGTCTGATTTGGACAGTAAGATCCAGGAGAAAGCCATGAAGGTGGACATGGACATCTGCCGCAGGATCGACATCACCGCTCGCTTGTGTGACGTCGCTCAGCAGAGGAACTGTGAAGATGTCATCCAGATGTACCAG CAGGTTCCTAACCCATCAGCGCTTCACTGCCGCCGGAAACAAACTCCTCTGTCTTTCAACGGCAGCGAGGGCGATGATCCCGTCAGCACCTCTGAAAGCGACGGCGGAGGGGTCAAAGATGGAGACAACTGTGGCTCATCGGCCAATCAGATCAATGAGGAGATGCAGAGGATGCTGAACCATCT acGTGAATGTGAGTTTGAGGACGATTGCGATAGTCTGGCCTGGGAGGAGACTGAAGAGACTCTGCTCCTTTGGGAGGACTTCCCAGGATGCACTCTGCCACCtgaccccacccacccaccggGAGAG GAGGACTGTCTGGAAAAGGTGATAAATGACACAGAATGTCTTTTCAAGTCCCGAGAGAAGGAATACCAAGAGACAATTGACCAGATTGAG CTGGAACTGGCCACAGCAAAGAGTGACATGAACCGGCACCTCCACGAGTACATGGAGATGTGTTCGATGAAGAGAGGCCTAGATGTTCAgatggagacctgcaggagactcATCACACAAAGTGGAGACAG TGACTCTGCGGCGCCCGTGTCCTCTGAGGATGGTGACCGGAGGGACAGCGACAGGTCCTCATCATCGCCGCCTTCTTCCTCGAGTGCTAAACGATCTTGA
- the iffo1b gene encoding non-homologous end joining factor IFFO1 isoform X2 yields the protein MPDLQRFSFPYHSMNPLLGGNAHLQQHPQQGEAPGHPDSPSGILPDAVFGGSDPASFWLGEQSGPGPDHPGPDFTAPSQTSLYLPHGHYHHHRAAVSQPPAAMALRNDLGSNISVLKTLNLRFRCFLAKVHELERRNKILEKQLQQALDANKTCQGGCCESRGRTQEAGVQTGFVGTLPLRPGSLPFHNTNNSARRPTAQFTPPLASTLSPAAAENPGSTQINATYSPAITISQASPCGDSPGSGSKTFCSASAGPGSSANPPPRFLPGTIWSYNHTRRFGPGAERLTSPGVPWVQPDGVGVQIDTITPEIRALYNVLAKVKRERDEYKRRWEEEYTMRMDLQQKIADLQEDLQESEGCQDELAVRVKQLKAELVLFKGLMSNNLSDLDSKIQEKAMKVDMDICRRIDITARLCDVAQQRNCEDVIQMYQVPNPSALHCRRKQTPLSFNGSEGDDPVSTSESDGGGVKDGDNCGSSANQINEEMQRMLNHLRECEFEDDCDSLAWEETEETLLLWEDFPGCTLPPDPTHPPGEEDCLEKVINDTECLFKSREKEYQETIDQIELELATAKSDMNRHLHEYMEMCSMKRGLDVQMETCRRLITQSGDSDSAAPVSSEDGDRRDSDRSSSSPPSSSSAKRS from the exons ATGCCAGATCTGCAGCGCTTCAGCTTCCCGTACCATAGCATGAATCCTTTGTTGGGGGGCAACGCGCATCTCCAACAGCATCCGCAGCAAGGTGAGGCTCCCGGACACCCGGACTCTCCGTCCGGGATCCTGCCCGACGCCGTTTTCGGTGGATCAGACCCGGCGTCCTTTTGGCTGGGTGAGCAATCCGGACCGGGACCCGACCATCCGGGGCCCGACTTCACCGCACCCTCGCAGACGTCACTTTACCTCCCCCACGGCCACTACCACCACCATCGCGCGGCTGTGTCGCAGCCCCCCGCCGCCATGGCTCTCAGAAACGACCTGGGATCCAACATCAGCGTGCTGAAAACGCTCAATCTGAGGTTCAGATGCTTTCTAGCAAAAGTGCACGAATTAGAGCGAAGAAATAAGATTTTAgagaagcagctgcagcaggcgcTGGACGCCAACAAAACCTGTCAAGGTGGATGCTGCGAGAGCAGGGGACGTACCCAGGAGGCAGGTGTGCAGACGGGATTTGTCGGGACCCTACCTCTCCGGCCCGGCTCCCTTCCCTTCCACAACACCAACAACTCGGCAAGGAGGCCGACGGCGCAGTTCACACCACCGCTGGCTTCAACCCTgtcgcctgctgctgcagagaacCCCGGCTCGACCCAAATAAATGCAACTTATTCTCCGGCCATCACCATCAGCCAGGCCTCCCCCTGCGGGGACTCCCCCGGCTCCGGCTCCAAAACCTTCTGCAGCGCCAGCGCCGGTCCAGGGAGCTCTGCCAACCCTCCACCACGGTTTCTACCGGGCACCATCTGGTCCTACAACCACACACGGAGGTTTGGCCCCGGTGCCGAGCGTCTGACCAGCCCCGGAGTCCCCTGGGTGCAGCCTGACGGAGTCGGGGTCCAGATTGACACCATCACGCCTGAGATAAGAGCCCTGTATAACGTCCTGGCCAAagtgaagagggagagagacgagtATAAACGCAG GTGGGAAGAAGAATACACTATGAGGATGGATCTGCAACAGAAAATAGCCGACCTACAAGAG GACCTGCAAGAGAGTGAAGGCTGTCAGGACGAGTTGGCTGTCAGAGTTAAGCAGCTGAAGGCCGAGCTGGTTCTCTTCAAAGGCCTCATGAGTAAT AACCTGTCTGATTTGGACAGTAAGATCCAGGAGAAAGCCATGAAGGTGGACATGGACATCTGCCGCAGGATCGACATCACCGCTCGCTTGTGTGACGTCGCTCAGCAGAGGAACTGTGAAGATGTCATCCAGATGTACCAG GTTCCTAACCCATCAGCGCTTCACTGCCGCCGGAAACAAACTCCTCTGTCTTTCAACGGCAGCGAGGGCGATGATCCCGTCAGCACCTCTGAAAGCGACGGCGGAGGGGTCAAAGATGGAGACAACTGTGGCTCATCGGCCAATCAGATCAATGAGGAGATGCAGAGGATGCTGAACCATCT acGTGAATGTGAGTTTGAGGACGATTGCGATAGTCTGGCCTGGGAGGAGACTGAAGAGACTCTGCTCCTTTGGGAGGACTTCCCAGGATGCACTCTGCCACCtgaccccacccacccaccggGAGAG GAGGACTGTCTGGAAAAGGTGATAAATGACACAGAATGTCTTTTCAAGTCCCGAGAGAAGGAATACCAAGAGACAATTGACCAGATTGAG CTGGAACTGGCCACAGCAAAGAGTGACATGAACCGGCACCTCCACGAGTACATGGAGATGTGTTCGATGAAGAGAGGCCTAGATGTTCAgatggagacctgcaggagactcATCACACAAAGTGGAGACAG TGACTCTGCGGCGCCCGTGTCCTCTGAGGATGGTGACCGGAGGGACAGCGACAGGTCCTCATCATCGCCGCCTTCTTCCTCGAGTGCTAAACGATCTTGA
- the iffo1b gene encoding non-homologous end joining factor IFFO1 isoform X3 yields the protein MPDLQRFSFPYHSMNPLLGGNAHLQQHPQQGEAPGHPDSPSGILPDAVFGGSDPASFWLGEQSGPGPDHPGPDFTAPSQTSLYLPHGHYHHHRAAVSQPPAAMALRNDLGSNISVLKTLNLRFRCFLAKVHELERRNKILEKQLQQALDANKTCQGGCCESRGRTQEAGVQTGFVGTLPLRPGSLPFHNTNNSARRPTAQFTPPLASTLSPAAAENPGSTQINATYSPAITISQASPCGDSPGSGSKTFCSASAGPGSSANPPPRFLPGTIWSYNHTRRFGPGAERLTSPGVPWVQPDGVGVQIDTITPEIRALYNVLAKVKRERDEYKRRWEEEYTMRMDLQQKIADLQEDLQESEGCQDELAVRVKQLKAELVLFKGLMSNNLSDLDSKIQEKAMKVDMDICRRIDITARLCDVAQQRNCEDVIQMYQQVPNPSALHCRRKQTPLSFNGSEGDDPVSTSESDGGGVKDGDNCGSSANQINEEMQRMLNHLRECEFEDDCDSLAWEETEETLLLWEDFPGCTLPPDPTHPPGEEDCLEKVINDTECLFKSREKEYQETIDQIELELATAKSDMNRHLHEYMEMCSMKRGLDVQMETCRRLITQSGDR from the exons ATGCCAGATCTGCAGCGCTTCAGCTTCCCGTACCATAGCATGAATCCTTTGTTGGGGGGCAACGCGCATCTCCAACAGCATCCGCAGCAAGGTGAGGCTCCCGGACACCCGGACTCTCCGTCCGGGATCCTGCCCGACGCCGTTTTCGGTGGATCAGACCCGGCGTCCTTTTGGCTGGGTGAGCAATCCGGACCGGGACCCGACCATCCGGGGCCCGACTTCACCGCACCCTCGCAGACGTCACTTTACCTCCCCCACGGCCACTACCACCACCATCGCGCGGCTGTGTCGCAGCCCCCCGCCGCCATGGCTCTCAGAAACGACCTGGGATCCAACATCAGCGTGCTGAAAACGCTCAATCTGAGGTTCAGATGCTTTCTAGCAAAAGTGCACGAATTAGAGCGAAGAAATAAGATTTTAgagaagcagctgcagcaggcgcTGGACGCCAACAAAACCTGTCAAGGTGGATGCTGCGAGAGCAGGGGACGTACCCAGGAGGCAGGTGTGCAGACGGGATTTGTCGGGACCCTACCTCTCCGGCCCGGCTCCCTTCCCTTCCACAACACCAACAACTCGGCAAGGAGGCCGACGGCGCAGTTCACACCACCGCTGGCTTCAACCCTgtcgcctgctgctgcagagaacCCCGGCTCGACCCAAATAAATGCAACTTATTCTCCGGCCATCACCATCAGCCAGGCCTCCCCCTGCGGGGACTCCCCCGGCTCCGGCTCCAAAACCTTCTGCAGCGCCAGCGCCGGTCCAGGGAGCTCTGCCAACCCTCCACCACGGTTTCTACCGGGCACCATCTGGTCCTACAACCACACACGGAGGTTTGGCCCCGGTGCCGAGCGTCTGACCAGCCCCGGAGTCCCCTGGGTGCAGCCTGACGGAGTCGGGGTCCAGATTGACACCATCACGCCTGAGATAAGAGCCCTGTATAACGTCCTGGCCAAagtgaagagggagagagacgagtATAAACGCAG GTGGGAAGAAGAATACACTATGAGGATGGATCTGCAACAGAAAATAGCCGACCTACAAGAG GACCTGCAAGAGAGTGAAGGCTGTCAGGACGAGTTGGCTGTCAGAGTTAAGCAGCTGAAGGCCGAGCTGGTTCTCTTCAAAGGCCTCATGAGTAAT AACCTGTCTGATTTGGACAGTAAGATCCAGGAGAAAGCCATGAAGGTGGACATGGACATCTGCCGCAGGATCGACATCACCGCTCGCTTGTGTGACGTCGCTCAGCAGAGGAACTGTGAAGATGTCATCCAGATGTACCAG CAGGTTCCTAACCCATCAGCGCTTCACTGCCGCCGGAAACAAACTCCTCTGTCTTTCAACGGCAGCGAGGGCGATGATCCCGTCAGCACCTCTGAAAGCGACGGCGGAGGGGTCAAAGATGGAGACAACTGTGGCTCATCGGCCAATCAGATCAATGAGGAGATGCAGAGGATGCTGAACCATCT acGTGAATGTGAGTTTGAGGACGATTGCGATAGTCTGGCCTGGGAGGAGACTGAAGAGACTCTGCTCCTTTGGGAGGACTTCCCAGGATGCACTCTGCCACCtgaccccacccacccaccggGAGAG GAGGACTGTCTGGAAAAGGTGATAAATGACACAGAATGTCTTTTCAAGTCCCGAGAGAAGGAATACCAAGAGACAATTGACCAGATTGAG CTGGAACTGGCCACAGCAAAGAGTGACATGAACCGGCACCTCCACGAGTACATGGAGATGTGTTCGATGAAGAGAGGCCTAGATGTTCAgatggagacctgcaggagactcATCACACAAAGTGGAGACAGGTAA